In Sebastes fasciatus isolate fSebFas1 chromosome 8, fSebFas1.pri, whole genome shotgun sequence, the DNA window GATGGCTGGCAGACAGTCCAGGGCTGAAGGAAGGATGTATTAATTGGAGTCAGCAGTGAAAGAGGCCGTTGAGGCTTTTAAACACAGAATTGCACACTAGAACATCCTATCATTAAtttgcacccccccccccccaccccctcacaacccctcctcccccctcatCTGGCTTGTCCCTGAAGCAGATGTAGGATGTCGCTCCTGCTTTGCCGAGTGGACTGAGAGGGGGAAAGTGTGTCTTCAGAACTCCTCGTGAACATTTCTGGCGTAATCCATGAGCTTGCTGCCCGTGAAGTATTCGCTATACTTGAGAATCTCGTCCAGCTCCAGGTTGTGATTCTGGTTTTCGTCCGCGACGGCAATCATCTGCCTGGCCTCGTTCAAAGCGTTGTGCTCGTTCATCGGGTCCATGTACTCCTGTACGCCGCACAAGAAGACAGCAGAAGAAAGGGGGGAGAAAAATGTCAGTCAAGTTTGGTAAATGGACtcgcatttatatagcacttttctagtgttccgaccactcaaagagctttacactacatgtcagtattcacccattcacacacacacattcatacaatgATGGCAGAGACTGCTATAAaaaggagccaacctgcccatcaggatctaatctaaattctcattcacacaccgatggctcagccttcgggagcaatttgggacaaggacacttcgacatgtgactgtcgaaccgccgaccttccgattggtgggcgaCCCGCCACAGCCGCCCCGGTTTGAAGTTTGAAGTCTCATTTGTAAAAAGAAACCTTTGTTTGCATCTATGAAATGGATGATTGCacatttacaaataaattagtttttttcttgttgacGAACTTAAAATACTTCAGTAGATACTGACTCAAACTTCAGACAACAAATGTAAagtatcaaaaaataaatattaaactagaattactgcctcacggttgtatgcctccgccaaccagtcaagttgcagtttacatccatgtctgtccaaaatcactttatcattttatcctattagatatttgtgtcaagttgtcataattagcatatgtgCATATTCAATTTGACATCCTGAGATCGCGCTCACGAGAATAGAaagacggacaacccgaaaacacgATGCCTGGGGCCACGGCTGTCACCGGCGCGGAGGAATAAAAAAGGGATCAATCAAACAAGACGTCTGCTTTTTCATTACTTACCTCCAGTTCCTCCATGGTTACAATGCCATCACGGTTTGCATCAATGACGTCCTGGAattccttcttcctctctcgaACCCAGTCATCATCGACGTCCTGAGCCTGCTGGTTCTCCACGGTGCCCACCGGTAGAGAGATGAACTCTGACAGTGTCAGCTTCTTATCGCCGTCCTGGTCTAAAAGCAAAGCAACAATCAACATTGGATTTTTACCTTGTATCTGTTAAAATACACAGAGCATACTCAAATACACATGGGCATTAATGTAAggtaaaacatgaaatatacaGATCCactattatatttattacataagTGGACATATTTGCCGATAGTAACAGACCTAGTACTGCTTGTCCCCATGTTTTAATGGAAATGTACCAATAATGGGCTTTTgtctaagggcgctttcacataCCCTAGTCCGTCTGGCTAGTccaaatcagagtgaaatttaaACTTTTGGTTAGTTTTCTGTTtggtctggttcggtttcacagtgcacaaatcaaagcggaccaaattaaaaaaaaagaaatctgctgaggggcgtgtacacAGCAGCAAATGTATTGTTCTCATCccaagagctgccacttctatgcaagGAATCACGGACTTTCATATATTGCTGTCGAAATGTTTGCACTTTGACtcagcactgatctactgtCTGCACGAATCTCTTCTTCCAGTTTATCTCCAATGACTTTAGAAACTTCACTATTTTGTGGACATTATTTAGCATATAGAGTTCTCTTCGGATGCCAAGCAAAcatgtccatctcaacaaatgcctgcACAGGCAGCCTGTGTTTTTGTTCGCTTGGAAGCGGTCccggaccggttgttttggtccccaccagagtacgattactgtgTTCACAACCGCCCACACAAACTGCACCAGGGGTTGAACCGTACCCGAGTTCAATTAAAGcaaactaaatgttggcttgttaaCGCACCCTTGGGTTCATTTGGTCCAGACCAAGGGATAAAATTAGACATTGTTGCATTTTACTTCTGGTCTTGTTCACACTGCCTTTTTAAAAACGaaccagaggagtaaacatCAAGTTATACAGACTGACCGGTAATTCGTTGTTTGGACAGTTCTGGCGATTATCACCCTACATCATCACCGACAGAAgtttatgcagcactttaatgcttctgatgtgtgtatttatggtCTTTAGCTTGATATTAAGACTCCAAATCGAAAGCATGCTATGCTGAATAATGGAATGTACAAAAGCCCCTTTGCGCGCTCCCAGATGACCGCTGCGACCGCATAGTGAGAATGTCAGAGAGCACACGGACACGCGCATTAGGGATCGCTGTTAATGAACTGACAACGAGAGTGCAGAGTTGTTTACAAGTacagcagttttaacagcttttgacctATTCATCAGGGAAAACTGAAGCGCATACGTGTTGATTTGCATAAATAGGTTATATACATGGCCTTATACAGATCAATAAGAtgcttcctgaacagatttcacgatcagcagatggatttattagtagtttagcttttgaaattaTGCTAAATGCTAGCATAAAAtcctgtttgtttgctttcacaccacaaacgaACTGCACCAGAGTCCGCTTGGAAACGGACGGAGGCCCAACTTTTCAGGCAGTCTCGGTTCAGTTGTTTGGCTCACACCAGGGTTCGATggacagctttcacaccagtCCAAATGAACCGTACTAACCGGGAAAATGGACCCGAGTTTGTtttaaccaaaccaaacagattaggtgtgaaagcaccctaagatGCATACTAGAGCTGAAATCTAATGTTGCTatgtatctgctggatgtgtaaataagttaatgtcaacttaaaaggtgacgacatgtcagtgttgtgttaacAGTTTGTTTCTGCTGCCTACAAGTGgctaaaaaaaattgttaacaCGGGTTTAAGACAATGATGCTCATGATTCAGGGACTAGGTAAGTAAAATGTACCTAAATCGCGCACAATCTCCTTGACCATGTATTGGAGCATGCCTCTGCTGTGCTCAGGATGGAGGAAAGACAGGAACTCCTGCTCATTCAGCAGCTGGTCAGCTGGGGGGTTGTCAGCCTGAAACCAGCGGTCCTTCAGGCTCTCCAGAACCTCCTGAGCTGCAACGACGAGAAGATTCAACTCAGTTATATTTTTACCAGGATATCTGCAGCACACATTCTGGGATATTCTTGAAAAGATCACGACATATTCCATATAGTTCTATACTTACTTTCCTCATCCAGTTTCAGATCttcatttttcttcattttctcaGCAATTTCCTTTTCATTGAAACCTTTGCTGCCCAGGAATTTGACTTTGTACTCATCCCATGTCACGTGACCTACATGGACAAAGCATGAATTGAGAATTTGGGTTTTGACTAAACAGAAAATTTCCATTAGTTTATGACGCACTGCAGCCTGACAGTCGGTGTGCTTTGAATTATAAATGGATGTGATTTTCTGCACGCTCTCTCTCACCGTCCAAGTCTGGGTCAACAGCACGGAAACTGTTCTTGTTCTCCTCCATGGCCTCCTTAAAGTGCTCGTCCGTCTTCTCCATAATCCAGCGCTGCATCTCCTTGGCGCTAACACTCTTGTCCTTGTTGATATCAACTCTGTGAGgatggaattaaaaaaaaaagaaattagttACTCATTTAGCTTATTGAACATTAACACGAGTCATTAGTCACAGAGTCATTAAACTACCAAGTGTATACTATCGgctgtaatgacccacatcatCTGTCTGGCTTGTGTCCAGTCTGGTGCTTTTGTTTAAACTGGCCAAGCACTAATACCTTTTAACATTGACATTTCTTTACTATCTAAggttaaataaaagaagaaggagGGGGTGGCCTTTTTCCTCCGTCGTCATTCTCTGGTATAACAGTGGCACCTTGCCTTGTAAATGTATACTATGCAGAGAAACATTTGCACCGCTTGTCTTTCAGCttcagtgcatttttttttcttcaatacagGTAATCTAATGTATTGTCTCATGTTTGTTcataaaggaacaatatgtagtACTGACAGCTAGtgtttaaaatgggtaacagAAGTCTAAATTCAAAACTTTGGAGCCGAGACCCGTCCGCTCCTCCAGTGTGACTGATGGCAGTTAGCACAAGTTAGCAGTTTGAGGGtaaaggccccgacacaccaagccgatggTCGGCCGTCGGCCAGTTTGGGGCTGTCGTGAGCGTCTGTCATCCTAGTTTtttcggctctagtctgcctgtgaCGGTGGCTTTTCGgacaattcagcatgttgaatcggcagcagagcccgtcggtgagagaaatcgctctgattggctgttcagcttaggCGAATccgtgcacaagaagagaaacagaagtgaggaaagcaagcattTTTCAtcctcatctcatctgatcattcccaTAAACGGATATtctcacaacgacatggccatctggaatgaagctaagtggtgagtgagagtggtgtgaaaatggtcgtcaAACACccctttatttcatgtacgtatcataacaacggcttgtatatccgccgtcctcggtcttccagtttccctttttgaatgacgaatacagactaccgctgcctgctggtatggagagttatttccttaTGTAGGCGCAGAATGTTCGTGTTAACTGGGCGTTGGCttgtagtctttgtggtgtgttcaagtgcaacttgtcggcaaAGACAAAGATGACGTGaagcgacgcaacagtcggccttcattgCCGCTAGTTCTTCTAGGTGGGCTTGGTGTGTCCGGGCCTTTAACCTTCTACACACAACCACGTTAGCCTCTGACCAGCAGTAGACAGTATCACTTCACtagctgtgtgtctcaaatactcgctgccttgtaactcagctgcacacggaccacaaagagatgtgtaagccgaggcttttcaggtcaggtagaatctaatgttaccattatctctgttgatccagttacttccatggctgcagaaggctgttagtgtgcaaatttgtttcatatgtggcaacggggtatcgaaatgggcagtggacggaTCGCACCGGCCAAAACAAACATAGATGTTCTGGACCAATAtagaaatttcaaaggagaacatactgtcTGTGgcattgttgtcggagaagccagtatttcaattcagcatgtttccttaatttctgatgacatatcatggtcattttataatttattacagtaaatatattacatattggtcctttgaGTGAGAGGTTTTTTTCCATATCTGGATTTTAAGGAAAATGGGGTTTCACAATACTCAATTATTTCTCATTCTGTGTGTTTTGCAATACCATGTTGTTGAGAGACACCTTCAACTTGTCATAACAATGATAAGTATAATTGTAACAGCATGTGACATCATTTTCCTAAGGGCTACGCCCTTCTTTGCTAGTCTCTAGACTTCAAGCCGGTGATTTCTGAAGAACCTGATCACTGATCAGCTGCTACGCCCCAGATCAGGAATGCTGCAACTCCTAACTGAGATTCAAAGGCTGACGAGCAGCATGTCTTACTTGGTGAAAATATCAATCAGCTTCTTTCTGTTCCTCCTTGGCTCCGAGTCCTCCTCAAACTCCTCGATCTCTTTACCCAGGAAAACCTCCTGGTGGAAGTCCTTATTGAGGTGGccatccatctccatcttcacTCCATTCAGGTGGTCTTGGGGGAGGATCTCGTTGTCGTCCTTGCTGGCTGGAGACTTCTCTTTTGCGGCTGACATGTTGGCTGGCCGTGCGTGAACATCCATGGTGTGGAGCAGGATGTAGAAGAGCAGAGACACTGCCAGGAGGTTTCTGCACCACAGTTTTCTCCAAACAGCCATGATTGCCTATAGAAGGGGTAAAAGCAAAAGTTCTTGGTTATTATGTGAACTAACtctgaaaaataaagatatCAAGCCAAGTTGGCTAAAACAAAATAAGGCTGATGTACGTCATCAAGCACACTGCCTCAACTTTAATGccgcgacaggctgctccacccaaagtgtgtgaaggagcactatcgcaggtccttccttcctgcagctgtcagactccacaaccagcactgctcccagtagaccacaaccagcactgctcccagtagaccacttacacttaaacaccaaaaactgacaataacctgatattttcaggtggaatttcattcattcattcattcattaattcattctcaatgtgcaatatcattttccacttgtgcaattttgttaatagtctgtttattgtcaatactgtatatactgctcctatttttatacttccttctattcaaatggttcatatttggttacactttgtttagctttttttttttactgtgttagctgatgcatcttgttttttgcactatcccctttgctgctgtacactgcacatttccccactgcaggactaataaaggaatatctgatcttatctctTATCTCATCTTATTATTTTATCTTCACGTCACATCGGATTTTCTGCGATTAAATCACTCACACTGGAAAATCCAGTTCACATCAACCGCATTACTGTATAGACATCTGTGGACGATTTTTTGTTTAAAATCAGACCAGCTACAATAAACAAATGGCTTAAGCATCCAAGAATACTTAAATATAAGCAGGCAAACGCAAAATAAATTACCTTAACCTTAAAAGGCAACtaaaaaacatcaaattaaaCCTTTAGACGTCAACTCACCGTGATGTTGATGTGTACCGTGAACGCAACACAAGTTACATCGACCCTTTAGCTAGATAGCTGTCAAAACACTGACGTCGTTACTTCACGTTGATGTTCACactttaatatcattattacGTGCTCATGAGTCAGCGTTTAGCTCGTCTAATTTAGGCTCGTCAcgtcattttaattatttacaccGCAGTTGAGTGTTAGCTAAGCTAAGTGGCTAACACCAGCAGGctaataacacattaaaggtTATGGTTACTAGTATAAATAGAGACGATGCGACCAACCTGTCAACACGATGACTCTTAACAACAATGTGTGGGAGTTCAAACGACTGTGGGTATTGAGAGATGATGGCTAGCTGCAGTGTTAGTAAGCAGCTGGCTAATATTAGCTGGACTTCCTAGTCACACAGACCTGCAGTAGTTTCCAGTCAGGCGAAGCTGTCAGGCTCCAGTTCCTGTACACGTGGCTCCACACACCCGACTCCTAAAGGTGGGACGGATCAGTGTAAAACTAAACACTGAAGAGACACGAGTCAGGTTGTAAAAGTCCTTTCTGATGAACCAGTTAGTGATTCACTCAAGCTGTCAGTTGAACTGCTTCCTGGCTAGTTGCTAACGTCGCTGTGATAatttaatgttaaattaatcacattcacacacgtgTAGTTTCCGGGCAGCACTTTCAAAGTAAAACCGTGTTGTGGAGCGGTTCTGCTCTCTAGCCAATGGTAGCTTTCTTCTACAgtgggtctgaaattaaccgtTTTCCTCagctgccactgtggcaggtcactgaacatttctattaGCCTCTCATTTTTCTAAATCTAGGTAGAACACTTTAATATTGTAAACaatgagtcagtggtaccagactgtAGAGTTATAGAATATaaatcatgtaaccttaatccatgaatatatttggtaacacttcattttacaggtctgcaaatttcatgatAATCAGATGATAATTAGAAAGTTACCTGTtggaaatttctttggaattactgccaaattaccccatttatcaaatatttacctccaaaaccaaaaactaatagaagacacttttgatcagacacaaatctccccattgtgtgacttattgtccacacaaatgtaacctggtagctgatgttatgattcagggagtttttaaagaaatattaaagatatttttgctaattattattatctacagacatggaaataaagcagatcaattaactttgtattcttttcctggaaatgtctTAAATAAAGTACCAGCTATTTGGAAATAGCGGCATATAATTATTGAATGATGTTTATAGTAAAGTAGTTTTCAATAAATGttaaggtaaatattggggtaatttggcagtaattccaaagaaatttaaaataggttacttgctaattatcatctaattaccatgacatttgtggacctgtaaaatgaagtgttaccatataTTTAATTAAGGCTTTAGAATTGCattgtaaaaataatatttgttaatataaggaaaacctgtctgccatggtggcaggtgacctgacattttcACTTCAATTTCATTCCCTGGCCAGGAGGTATGTGGACATATTTTGGAGTAGCTCAACTAATTTGAAAACTTAGAAATTATTATTTGAATGAATAAATTCGATTGAAACCAATAGCTGAATGTAATGgttaaattgttaaaatagacaGTAACAGATATGGTTGAAATGCAGGTAAATGTTAACGGATAACGTTACATGTTTAAAATAGCTCAAAGTAATGGATATACAGTTCAAATAGctggctaaaagtaatggataaatgtttaaaataactaaaagTGACGGATAAATGATTGAAATCgataactaaaagtaatggataaaaaggtaaaataactgaaaagaaattagttagctagctagatgTATGTAAGCTAGTTAGCTAAAATAGTAAAGTAGCAAAACAGTTTGCTGAAATTAATGAATATGTTAGTAGCTAAAGTAATAAATGGTATTAACACTaactacactgttaagaatttcccagtaaaataacagagctggcagcagggttatctttatgttactgtaaaattaacattattatactgtcactgaaatgtacagctttgtactgttaatgaaaaatactgtttgaactggttgtttttttattaatttcacagtattttacagttaatttctGTTTAAAGATGCATTATATAGCTGgtttttttcacctttcttttacattatcttactgatttgttttaatgcactatttaggttgtattttttacatacgttttaataaacattattttttgcctagatgaatagagttagcaggttacagacaggaatagtcacactaaatacaattaaaggcactttgttaggaaaaaggctataatagacttgacacttttccccaaatgtctgtctctagctggctgcaagcacagaatgcaaaccataacaacatgtgagtgaagaacaataaagctattt includes these proteins:
- the sdf4 gene encoding 45 kDa calcium-binding protein — translated: MAVWRKLWCRNLLAVSLLFYILLHTMDVHARPANMSAAKEKSPASKDDNEILPQDHLNGVKMEMDGHLNKDFHQEVFLGKEIEEFEEDSEPRRNRKKLIDIFTKVDINKDKSVSAKEMQRWIMEKTDEHFKEAMEENKNSFRAVDPDLDGHVTWDEYKVKFLGSKGFNEKEIAEKMKKNEDLKLDEETQEVLESLKDRWFQADNPPADQLLNEQEFLSFLHPEHSRGMLQYMVKEIVRDLDQDGDKKLTLSEFISLPVGTVENQQAQDVDDDWVRERKKEFQDVIDANRDGIVTMEELEEYMDPMNEHNALNEARQMIAVADENQNHNLELDEILKYSEYFTGSKLMDYARNVHEEF